The Mustela erminea isolate mMusErm1 chromosome 6, mMusErm1.Pri, whole genome shotgun sequence genome includes a region encoding these proteins:
- the LOC116593451 gene encoding LOW QUALITY PROTEIN: 40S ribosomal protein SA-like (The sequence of the model RefSeq protein was modified relative to this genomic sequence to represent the inferred CDS: inserted 1 base in 1 codon): MELLISILTAPPLPRPACSSFSLAYLLNHTTFEETFTLSRALDVLQMKEEDVLKFFAAGTHLGGTNLDFQMEQYIYKRKSDGIYIINLKRTWEKLLLAARAIVAIKNPADVSVISSRNTGQRAVLKFAAATGATPIAGHFTPGTFTNQIQAAFLEPRLLVVTDPRADHQPLREASYANLPTIALCNTDSPLRYVDIAIPCNNKGAHSXGLMWWMLAREVLRMRGTISREHLWEVMPDLCFYRDPEETEKEEQAAAEKAVTKEEFQGECTAPAPEFTATQPEVADWSEGVQVPSVPSQQFPTKDWSAQPATEDWSAAPTAQAIEWVGTTTEWS; this comes from the exons ATGGAATTACTCATCTCTATCCTCAccgctcctcccctcccccgcccagccTGCTCCTCTTTCAGCCTCGCCTATCTCCTGAACCACACCACTTTCGAG GAAACTTTCACACTGTCCAGAGCCCTTGATGTCCTGCAAATGAAGGAGGAGGATGTCCTCAAATTCTTTGCAGCGGGAACCCATTTAGGTGGCACCAACCTTGACTTCCAGATGGAACAGTACATCtacaaaaggaaaagtgatgGTATCTACATCATAAATCTGAAGAGGACCTGGGAGAAGCTTCTGCTGGCAGCTCGTGCCATTGTTGCCATTAAAAACCCAGCTGATGTTAGTGTCATATCGTCCAGGAATACTGGCCAGCGAGCTGTGCTGAAATTTGCTGCTGCAACTGGAGCCACTCCCATTGCTGGTCACTTCACTCCTGGAACATTCACTAACCAGATCCAGGCAGCCTTCCTAGAGCCAAGACTTCTGGTGGTTACTGATCCCAGGGCTGACCACCAGCCTCTTAGAGAGGCATCTTATGCTAACCTGCCTACCATTGCTCTGTGTAACACAGACTCTCCTCTGCGCTATGTGGACATTGCCATCCCTTGCAACAACAAGGGAGCTCACT GGGGTCTGATGTGGTGGATGCTGGCCAGGGAAGTTCTGCGCATGCGTGGCACCATTTCTCGTGAACACCTGTGGGAGGTCATGCCTGATCTCTGCTTCTACAGAGATCCTGAAGAGACTGAAAAGGAAGAGCAGGCTGCTGCTGAAAAGGCTGTGACCAAGGAAGAATTCCAGGGTGAATGTACGGCTCCAGCTCCTGAGTTCACGGCTACTCAGCCTGAAGTTGCAGACTGGTCTGAAGGCGTGCAGGTGCCCTCTGTGCCTAGTCAGCAGTTCCCTACTAAAGACTGGAGCGCCCAGCCGGCCACTGAAGACTGGTCTGCAGCTCCCACTGCTCAGGCCATTGAATGGGTAGGAACAACCACTGAGTGGTCTTAA